A stretch of the Serratia marcescens genome encodes the following:
- a CDS encoding branched-chain amino acid ABC transporter permease — protein MDTLVQQTVNGLMLGSIYALIALGYTMVYGILRIINFAHGDVLMVGALSALSAIGVLQHHFPALSPYATLLLAALFAMAVCAITSMAIERLAYRRLRTAPRLAPLISGIGVSLLLQTLAMLIWSRNPLMFPQLLPMTPIALTAGSAEHAPAVITGTAIVTLTVAVAVMAGLWLLVEHSRFGRAMRATAENPQVAGLMGISPDRIIVLTFALGGALAAVAGIMMASNYGNAGFSMGFLPGIKAFTAAVLGGIGNLRGAMLGGLLLGLFESLGTGYLGELTGGVFGSNYQDVFAFLVLIAVLVFRPSGLLGERIATRA, from the coding sequence ATGGATACGCTGGTACAGCAGACCGTCAACGGTTTGATGCTCGGCAGCATCTATGCGCTGATCGCGCTCGGCTACACCATGGTGTACGGCATCCTGCGCATCATCAACTTCGCGCACGGCGACGTGCTGATGGTCGGGGCGCTCAGCGCGCTGTCGGCGATCGGCGTGTTGCAGCATCATTTTCCCGCGCTTTCGCCCTACGCCACGCTGCTGCTGGCGGCCCTGTTCGCCATGGCCGTCTGCGCCATCACCTCGATGGCGATCGAACGTCTGGCCTATCGCCGGTTGCGCACTGCGCCGCGCCTGGCCCCGCTGATCAGCGGCATCGGCGTCTCGCTGCTGCTGCAAACCCTGGCGATGCTGATCTGGTCACGCAATCCCCTGATGTTTCCGCAGCTGTTGCCGATGACGCCCATCGCCCTGACCGCAGGCAGCGCCGAACATGCACCGGCGGTGATCACCGGCACCGCGATCGTCACGCTGACGGTGGCCGTGGCGGTCATGGCCGGCCTCTGGCTGCTGGTCGAACACAGCCGTTTCGGCCGCGCCATGCGCGCCACGGCGGAAAACCCGCAGGTCGCCGGCCTGATGGGCATCAGTCCTGACCGCATCATCGTTCTGACTTTTGCGCTCGGCGGCGCGCTGGCGGCGGTAGCCGGCATCATGATGGCCAGCAATTACGGCAACGCCGGTTTCTCGATGGGCTTTTTGCCCGGCATCAAAGCCTTTACCGCCGCCGTGCTCGGCGGCATCGGCAACCTGCGCGGCGCGATGCTCGGCGGATTGCTGCTGGGACTGTTCGAATCGCTGGGGACCGGCTATCTCGGCGAGCTGACCGGCGGCGTCTTCGGCAGCAACTACCAGGACGTATTCGCGTTTCTGGTGCTGATCGCCGTGCTGGTCTTCCGCCCCTCCGGGCTGTTGGGCGAACGCATCGCCACGCGCGCATAA
- a CDS encoding L-2-amino-thiazoline-4-carboxylic acid hydrolase: MSCANNELGILARRKIEAEIIKPIYQILVREIGKARAQAVIGEAIENAAIAAGKQFAAQEPGGADLRSFAALQYLWEKDDALRVEVINQDEQHFDYNVTRCRYAEMYHEMGLGEIGHLLSCARDSQFIVGYAPEVELQRSQTIMSGAPCCDFRYTAKTPGEEQ; this comes from the coding sequence ATGAGCTGTGCAAACAACGAATTGGGCATTTTGGCCCGCAGAAAGATCGAAGCGGAGATCATCAAACCCATCTACCAGATTCTGGTGCGTGAAATCGGCAAGGCGCGCGCTCAGGCGGTGATCGGCGAAGCCATCGAGAATGCCGCCATCGCGGCAGGCAAGCAGTTCGCCGCGCAAGAGCCTGGCGGCGCGGATCTGCGCAGCTTCGCCGCCTTGCAGTACCTGTGGGAAAAAGATGATGCGCTGCGCGTCGAGGTGATCAACCAGGACGAACAGCACTTCGACTATAACGTCACCCGCTGCCGCTACGCCGAGATGTATCACGAGATGGGGTTGGGGGAAATCGGCCACCTGCTCTCCTGCGCGCGCGACAGCCAGTTTATCGTCGGCTATGCCCCGGAGGTCGAGCTGCAGCGCAGCCAAACCATCATGTCCGGCGCCCCCTGCTGCGATTTCCGCTACACCGCCAAAACGCCGGGAGAAGAGCAATGA
- a CDS encoding branched-chain amino acid ABC transporter substrate-binding protein — translation MILSLSALADDTVLIGLAGPLTGPSARIGKDLENGARLAIADANAQKPTLNGKPVTFKLLSEDDQSDPRTAVAVAQRLVDEGVAGVVGHWNTGTSIPAARIYHDAGIAQVAPVATGHGYTQQGFDTSFRVMGHDDDGGNYAGQYAVKTLKAQRIAVIDDRTAFGQGLADEFIKSLQAQGMQPVTREYVDDKTVDFSAVLTTVRSKNADLIFFGGVDSQAAPLARKLKQLGMNAQLMGAGGFVSQTFLTLAQREGEGVVALEPGLPLEQMPGGKAFEQAYRDRYHTHIELHAPFAYDATRVLIAAIEQAGSANPADYLPTLRAIHYQGVTGAIAFDAQGNLQQPSFTLYRVVDGKWQPQTVLGGAKPQ, via the coding sequence ATGATCCTGAGCCTCTCGGCGCTGGCGGACGACACCGTGCTGATCGGCCTGGCCGGGCCGCTGACCGGCCCTTCCGCGCGCATCGGCAAAGATCTCGAAAACGGCGCGCGGCTGGCGATTGCCGACGCCAACGCGCAAAAGCCGACGCTGAACGGCAAACCGGTCACCTTCAAATTGCTGTCCGAGGACGATCAGTCCGATCCGCGCACCGCCGTGGCCGTCGCGCAGCGTTTGGTCGATGAAGGCGTGGCCGGCGTGGTCGGCCACTGGAATACCGGCACCAGCATCCCGGCGGCGCGCATCTACCACGACGCCGGCATCGCCCAGGTGGCACCGGTCGCCACCGGCCACGGCTACACGCAACAAGGCTTTGACACCAGCTTCCGCGTGATGGGCCACGACGACGACGGCGGCAACTATGCCGGGCAGTATGCGGTGAAAACGCTGAAAGCCCAGCGCATCGCGGTGATTGACGATCGCACCGCCTTCGGCCAGGGCCTGGCGGACGAGTTCATCAAATCGCTGCAGGCCCAGGGCATGCAGCCGGTCACCCGCGAGTATGTCGACGACAAGACCGTCGATTTCAGCGCCGTGCTGACCACCGTGCGCAGCAAAAACGCCGATCTGATCTTCTTCGGCGGCGTGGACTCCCAGGCGGCGCCGCTGGCGCGCAAACTGAAACAGCTGGGCATGAACGCGCAGCTGATGGGCGCCGGCGGCTTTGTCAGCCAGACCTTCCTGACGCTGGCGCAGCGAGAAGGCGAAGGCGTGGTGGCGCTGGAGCCAGGGCTGCCGCTGGAACAGATGCCGGGCGGCAAGGCGTTTGAACAAGCCTACCGCGATCGTTACCACACCCACATCGAACTGCATGCGCCCTTCGCCTACGACGCCACCCGGGTGCTGATCGCCGCCATCGAACAGGCCGGCTCGGCCAATCCGGCCGATTACCTGCCAACACTGCGCGCCATACATTACCAGGGCGTGACCGGCGCCATTGCCTTCGATGCGCAGGGCAACCTGCAACAGCCGAGCTTCACCCTGTACCGGGTAGTGGACGGCAAATGGCAGCCGCAAACCGTGTTGGGCGGCGCCAAACCACAATAA
- a CDS encoding ABC transporter ATP-binding protein encodes MTPLLALHHVSKRFGGLTAVDDVSMSIRQGEIYGLIGPNGAGKTTCFNLITGLYRADEGEFRLSGQRYRPQAIDKVAQAGIARTFQNLRLFNEMSVLENVMVGCHVRTRNGLWAAIARHRRAREEEQAVRDKSHALLEYVGIGQFAHYRAGDLAYGHQRRLEIARALATEPRLLALDEPAAGMNAGEKVALRELLLRIRDSGKTLLLIEHDVKLVMGLCDRLTVLDYGKAIAEGEPAQVRREPAVIQAYLGGSAHV; translated from the coding sequence ATGACGCCTTTGCTCGCTTTACACCACGTCAGCAAACGTTTCGGCGGCCTGACAGCGGTGGATGACGTCAGCATGAGCATCCGCCAGGGGGAGATCTACGGCCTGATCGGGCCGAACGGCGCCGGTAAAACCACTTGCTTCAATCTGATCACCGGCCTGTACCGTGCCGACGAGGGCGAGTTTCGCCTGTCGGGCCAGCGCTACAGGCCCCAGGCGATCGATAAAGTGGCGCAGGCCGGCATCGCCCGCACCTTCCAGAACCTGCGGCTGTTCAACGAAATGAGCGTGCTGGAAAACGTGATGGTCGGCTGCCACGTACGTACCCGCAACGGCCTGTGGGCGGCGATCGCCCGCCATCGCCGCGCCAGGGAGGAGGAACAGGCGGTGCGCGATAAATCCCATGCGCTGCTGGAGTATGTCGGCATCGGCCAATTCGCCCATTACCGCGCCGGCGATCTCGCCTACGGCCACCAGCGCCGTCTGGAGATCGCCCGCGCGCTGGCGACCGAGCCCCGGCTGCTGGCGCTGGACGAACCGGCGGCCGGCATGAACGCCGGAGAAAAAGTGGCGCTGCGCGAACTGCTGCTGCGCATTCGCGACAGCGGCAAAACGCTGCTGTTGATCGAACACGACGTCAAGCTGGTGATGGGCCTGTGCGATCGCCTGACGGTGCTGGATTACGGCAAAGCGATCGCCGAAGGCGAACCGGCGCAGGTTCGGCGTGAACCGGCGGTCATTCAGGCCTATCTGGGAGGCAGCGCGCATGTCTGA
- a CDS encoding ABC transporter ATP-binding protein yields MSEALLSVKQLNVSYGGIHAVKGIDFTVNAGEQVTLIGANGAGKTSSLRALTGLQPFEGDILFDGRSIRGVPPHRLLQQGLVMVPEGRGIFTRLTVRENLQLGAYARRDKPAVRHDFERVCATFPRLNERLHQPAGLLSGGEQQMVAMGRALLSRPRLLILDEPSMGLAPIVVEAIFSVIKQLARDGVTLLLVEQNARLALESTDRAYVLDSGSLSHSGRSADMLDDEKIKQIYLGE; encoded by the coding sequence ATGTCTGAAGCCCTGCTGAGCGTTAAACAACTCAACGTGTCTTACGGCGGCATCCATGCGGTCAAAGGCATCGATTTTACGGTCAACGCCGGCGAACAGGTCACGCTGATCGGCGCCAATGGCGCGGGCAAGACCTCCAGCCTGCGGGCGCTGACCGGGCTGCAGCCGTTCGAGGGCGACATCCTGTTCGACGGCCGTTCGATTCGCGGCGTTCCGCCGCACCGCTTGCTGCAGCAAGGGCTGGTGATGGTGCCGGAAGGACGCGGCATTTTTACCCGCCTAACGGTGCGAGAAAACCTGCAGCTGGGCGCCTATGCGCGCCGTGACAAACCGGCGGTGCGGCACGATTTCGAACGGGTATGCGCCACCTTCCCACGCCTGAACGAGCGCCTGCATCAACCGGCCGGGCTGCTTTCGGGCGGCGAACAGCAGATGGTGGCGATGGGCCGCGCGCTGCTCAGCCGCCCGCGCCTGTTGATATTGGACGAACCGTCGATGGGACTGGCGCCGATTGTGGTGGAGGCCATTTTTTCGGTCATCAAACAGTTAGCCCGTGACGGCGTCACGCTATTGCTGGTCGAGCAGAACGCCCGCCTGGCGCTGGAGTCTACCGATCGCGCCTATGTGTTGGACAGCGGTAGCCTGAGCCACAGCGGCCGCTCCGCCGACATGCTGGACGATGAAAAAATCAAACAGATCTATTTGGGTGAATAA
- a CDS encoding ABC transporter permease subunit: MTVLTSTLPLATPRRARLGLTLFILALLLAPWVAGAAGGNYWVRVVDFALLYLMLALGLNIVVGMTGLLDMGFIAFYAVGAYLAALLSSPHLTQQFPLLLQGFPDGLHLSMLWLIPLAALLAAACGILLGAPTLRLRGDYLAIVTLGFGEIVRILMRNLDRPVNLTNGPKGISGIDPVSLFGLKFSGMHEWFGVRFSGLYLYYYLFAALLLAILFISLRLQNSRIGRAWTAIREDEDAARAMGINTRNFKLLAFAIGATFGGVAGALFAAFQGFVSPESFTLQESIAVLAMVVLGGMGHIPGVILGALLLAALPELLRSSMGPLQQALFGQVLIDPEIIRQLFYGLALILVMLYRPAGLWPARHLRGNAA; the protein is encoded by the coding sequence ATGACCGTTTTAACTTCCACGCTTCCCCTGGCCACGCCTCGGCGCGCCAGGCTGGGGCTCACGCTGTTCATTCTCGCCCTGCTGCTGGCACCCTGGGTAGCGGGCGCCGCCGGCGGCAACTACTGGGTGCGCGTCGTCGACTTCGCGCTGCTGTACCTGATGCTGGCGCTCGGGCTGAACATCGTGGTAGGCATGACCGGATTGCTGGACATGGGCTTTATCGCTTTTTACGCCGTTGGTGCCTATCTGGCCGCGCTGCTGTCGTCACCGCATCTGACGCAGCAGTTCCCGCTGCTGCTGCAGGGGTTCCCCGACGGGCTGCACCTGTCGATGCTGTGGCTGATCCCGCTGGCGGCGCTGCTGGCGGCGGCGTGCGGCATTCTGCTTGGCGCGCCGACGCTGCGGCTGCGCGGCGACTATCTGGCGATCGTCACGCTCGGTTTCGGCGAGATCGTGCGTATTTTGATGCGCAATCTCGATCGCCCGGTCAACCTCACCAACGGCCCCAAAGGCATTTCCGGCATCGACCCGGTCAGCCTGTTCGGCCTGAAGTTTTCCGGCATGCATGAGTGGTTCGGCGTGCGCTTCTCCGGCCTGTACCTCTATTACTACCTGTTCGCCGCGCTGCTGCTGGCGATCCTGTTTATCAGCCTGCGGCTGCAAAACTCACGCATTGGCCGCGCGTGGACGGCGATCCGCGAAGACGAGGACGCCGCGCGGGCGATGGGCATCAACACCCGCAACTTCAAGCTGCTGGCCTTTGCCATCGGCGCCACCTTCGGCGGCGTGGCCGGCGCGCTGTTCGCCGCGTTTCAGGGCTTCGTGTCGCCGGAATCGTTCACCCTGCAAGAGTCGATCGCCGTGCTGGCGATGGTGGTGCTCGGCGGCATGGGGCACATCCCCGGCGTGATCTTGGGCGCGCTGCTGCTGGCCGCCCTGCCGGAGCTGCTGCGCAGCAGCATGGGGCCGCTGCAGCAGGCGCTGTTCGGCCAGGTGCTGATCGACCCGGAAATTATCCGCCAACTGTTTTACGGCCTGGCGCTGATCCTGGTGATGCTGTATCGCCCGGCGGGCCTGTGGCCGGCCCGTCACCTAAGAGGAAACGCCGCATGA